A window of Equus przewalskii isolate Varuska chromosome 6, EquPr2, whole genome shotgun sequence genomic DNA:
ATCAACTACTCAATTTTGACTCCATATCCTTATCATTGTTAAATTTTTGACCTAGCCAAACTACTCGtcatactttttctctttttaccatgtttaatttgtaaataataaCCAATGAGCCTATTATTTTTACTTCGTTTAACCGACCATTtctttttgcaaattttacatGTGTTATTCTGTTTTACTTTAGAATGGGAAATGCAGCTTAAAGCCAAAGACTCAACAATTCCTCCACAGgatattttagggggaaaaacatCCAATGGGATAAAAACGGTAAGATCAGTAAGTTTGAAAAGAgatatttctcattttccataTTCAATATAGACTGGGAGTTTCATTTTCTAGAAGATCAGCATAAGTGATAGATATTTGAGATAAGTGGCGTTCACCCAAGAGAGAGTCAGTTCTCTGGTGAGATATTATGAATATGATGAATTTGGTTGAAAACCTAGCTTCAAATTTATTGCTTCATAATTCACAAAGGTACTCATTTCCACCTATGTAACTAGACACTGGGTTTTTAAAACAATTCCCTGAAACTGTGCAGTGATCTCTTAAGATCAGAGTAGATCACACATCATCTGGGCAGGAGGATTTCATCATTCAACTTGAGCGAAATCAACAGGATAGGAAGTTGTCTGAATGTAATGGAAATGGTAAAAATCAGACTGGCATCATAATGATGTTTCTGTTTTGAGATGGGTAAGATCAGTTAATCTGAGAAATCTTTTATCCTTCTTCATCAACAGGAAAGAAGCCACAGTGGATGGGAACTCTGTGAATGTAAGGAACATGGAAAAGAGTTCAGTGAACAATCATGCCTTAAGACACAGAGAACTCCAAATGGAGGAATCATTTATGAGGATGATCAGTATGGAAAAAGCTTCCTTACTCTGCACAAGAGATCCTCTACTAGAGAGAAACTTTCTCTGTTTAATGAGTGGGGAAAGACTGTCAGCTTGACTCCAAATATTGTGTCTTGGAAAACTAGCATGGAAGAGAAAGCCTTCAAATGCAGTGGCAGTGGGAAAGCTTTTGTTAATCAGTCTTACTTTCAGGCAGAAATGATAAGTCACAATAGAGAAAAACTCTATGAACGGAAGGAATGTGGAACAGCTTTTATTCACTCCACAAGCTTTGGTGTACAGGTACAAGTTCAAACTGGTAAGAAACGTtacaaatgtaaggaatgtgggaaaagttttcagtattttgtgtgctttaaaattcacatgggaaTCTACCCTGGAGAGAAACGCTATAAATGTAAGGAAATTAGGAAAGCCTTAATTAGCTCTTCTAACCTTGCTAAACATGTAAAATCTCATACTGGAGAGAGGTCCTTTGTATGTAAGAAGTGTGGAAAATCCTTTAGAAGTTCTTCATACCTTAATATTCACATTCAAATTCATGCTGGAATACACccctataaatgtaaggaatgtggtaAAGTCTACTCTGCATATTCAAGCCTAACTAAGCATGTAAAAACACATACTGGAAAGAAGCCTTTTGAATGTACTGTGTGTGGGAAAGCATTTGCTGATTCTTCGTGCTTTGTCATTCACTTTCGTACCCACACTGGAGAGAGACCCTATGAATGTGAGGAATGCGGGAAATCTTTCACTGTTTCCTCAGGCTTAACTAGACATGTAagaatccacactggagagaaatcCTATGAATGTAAGAAATGCGGGAAAGCTTTCATTTGTAGCTCAAATCTAAGTCAACATgtaagaattcatactggagagaaaccctataaatgcagcgaatgtgggaaagccttcatcAGGCATTCAGATTTAACTAGACATAAACAAATTCACAATAGAGAGAAAGCCTATGAttgcaatgaatgtgggaaaaccttcagAAGGCATGCATACTTAACTAAACATAAACagattcatactggagagaaatcCTATGAATGTatggaatgtgggaaagccttcactgATTCCTCAAGTCTAACTGGGCATTCAAGAATTCACACTGCAGAAAAACCCCATAAATGTAAGCAGTGTGGGAAGGCCTACGCTTTTTCGAcaagcctaaggagacatgaacGTATTCACATTGGAGAGAAACTTTGAAAGTGGTAAATGTGGGAAATTCTTTACTACTTCCACATATCTAAGTACACATTTGAGAATTCACAGTAGAGAGAAGCTGTTTGAGTGTAAGATATGTGGAAAAGCATATTGACATTTGCCTTGACATTTTGCATCCATGTGcaaactcacactggagagaaaccctatgaatataAGCACTGCAGGAAAGCCTTCACTATTTCCTCAAGACTAATTGAACATCtaagaattcacactggagagaaaccctatcaATGAAAAGAATGTGAGGACGACTTCACTTGGTCCTTGGTCAGTAAACACGTACAAACTCAGTGGAGGAAAGCCCTATGAATGTGAGGAATGTGGAAAACCTACAGGTGTCCATGTTTGCTTCAAATACGTGAAAGAACTAATACTAATTAGATGTCCCAGGAATTTAAGCCATATGGGAAACCAAGCAGAATCTACTACAACCCCGCGTGTAAGGATTCACATTGAAGCCATTAAATGTACTATGTAGAGCTCCAGTTTATAGAGTGGTTCTGTACATGTAGTTTGAACATGTGCCATTCTGCCTTGATCATTTTTCAGAATGGTATGGCTTTCATTCTCATGATAGCAATACTAAGCTGGTGTAGTTTCTACACCTTCCAGGTTGCAGCTTGGCCAAAGATGGTACTACCAGATTTAGAGTTAGCTCAGTTGTCTTATTATTACTGACTTCACGTAAGATTGTGAAGATAGTGACTACTTGAATCAGTTCACTCCTCACAGTCAATCTACAGTGCCTCATGCCAGTCAAGGTGGGGGATATAATGTCTCTGTAAATTATCTAAAGATGCTTTTGTCTCTCACACCTGATCCTTTTGCATAAAAGGTGAGGGTGCAAGCAagagaaaagtttagaaaaagtGAGGTTTTACCTATCGGGACACACCATGATTTCATGACTTGTGTGGGAGGACGACCACCTTAGCACCTGGGAGGACCTTCAAACTTAGGCTGTGCAAGATGAGGATGAGAACAGTGACTGTTCTGTTTCACCCCTGTGTCCAGCACCACAGCCTGGCACAACAGTCATACTATGTTTCCGGCTCAAGCAACAGCTGCTGCTGGTGATCTCACTTGCTGCTTTGTTTGTCATTCCAACTATGTGCTGTGAAAATGGAGAAACTCATGTAAACTTGGCTGGTCCTGATAATCTGCTGTGCTTGCTGCCATCACTGGCAGTTCCTGGATGTGAACCTTGGTTGCAGACTCAAACCAGGGCAACTTCATTGTAGCATCAATGATACAAATTCATATAGTTTTGGTGCTTGAGCAGCCTTGGTTACATTATGGTTGGCCATCAATGCTGCAGTTGCTTGCTGACACTTTCTTGAGGCCTAATCAACAATTCTAATGATAGTCCAAATCCAGCTTAACAAATCCTGAGCTGGAAATACCTGTGCACCTTCATCTCTCTTGCTCCTGCTCATCTTATTGAGTATGTGAAGAATGCAAGACTGACTACTCTTCCCTGGGCCATTTCTTACAAGTGTGTTTGCAGTGAGGAACCATGAGAGATGAGATCATCTCTCCCATTGAGATGAAGAGCAGACTTGCTTAGTACTTAAAATAAACTAGGCTCCAAGTTTCAGCATTATTCTTCTTTAACAAAACAACGTGCAGACAAATATGAGGGCCCTTGCCATCACCTCCGAGAGACTTGGGGACAAAAGTAACCAGTACAAGCTTGGTGATGCTCATGATGCTGCCTATACAGTgagttaattaaatattttgtctCTGGCTTCAGTGTCTCAGCTTCTCTGCGAACATTCATGAAATAGTGACAAGACAATACTTGGAAGAAAGGGGTAATCAAACTACAGGTCCAACAGTTTTGTTTATGAGAATCATATGTTGATAAGACATGGCTTTCTGGAAGAGGAGGAACAATGGCGGCCAGGCTAGATGTGGAAACAGAAGGGTATCTGCAACCTGGTCATGAAATCTTTTTCACCACAGATTTCCTCATGATGTGTGTTAGAGGGGAGGGATAAGGATCTCTGCTGTCCTGCTTACTAATGAATCTTATCATTAAGTGCATCAATAATTATATCAGCCtggttttccttaatttcttaatCTTACTGGAcccttaatttttaaatctcattttatacataattagtttggagttaaaaattttttatgtaaatgaaatatggtttttaaaattaatttatttttaaattgaaacttTTAGTCCATAATATAGTTACTAATAAATTTGGTTTTATATCTAGCATCTTGTGTTTTTCACTGCTTaacccatttttctttcctctctcatcttttttttttccaggtaaatGATTTTACTGTTGAAgattgaaatttatataatgtattaattatattttacttgCCCCAAGatcctttaacttttttcttcttttttaaacttttttaattgcagtaacattgaattATAACATAATATAGCTTTTGGATATACAtgataatatatttcgaattctgtgtagattacatcatgttcacaacccaaaaattaattatagtccatcccctcacatgtgagcctaatcaccccttttgccctcccccccttcccctgtggtaatcaccaatccaatctccattgctatgtgttagttcttcattgtttttgtcgtctacttatgattgagatcatatgctgtttgactttctccctctaatttCACTCAgggtaataccctcaaggaccagccagttgtcacaaatggccagatttcatcatttcttatgactgaatagtattccattgtgtatagataccacatcttctttatccgttcgtcccttgatgggcacctgggttacttccaagtcttggctgttgtgaataatgctgcaatgaacataggggtgcatgtatctttatgctgttacattttcaagttctttggataaatactcagcagtgggatagctggatcatatggtagatctattcttaattttctgaggctactccatattgctttccatagtggctgcaccagtttgcactcctaccagcagtgtacaagggttcctttctttccacatcctcttgaacacttatttcctgtcttgttaattatagccatactgactggagtgaggtgatagctcattgtatttttgatttgcatttccctgataactaatgatgttgagcatgttttcatatgcctgttggccatttgtatatcttctagggataaatctctgttcagatcttttgcccattttttaactggattgttgggttttttgttgagctgtatgagttctttgtatattttggatattaaccctttatctgatagATGGTTTAGAAATATCGTCTCCCAAtcattaggttgtcttttcgttttgttgctggtttcctttgctgtgcagaagctttttagtttgatttagtcccatttgttcattgtttcttttatttcccttgtgtggtcagacgtggtacttgaaaatgtgctaagactgatgtcaaagagtgtactgcctatgttttcttctagaagtttcatggtttcaggttttacattcaagtctttaatccattttgagttgatttttgtgcatggtgtaagcaaatggtctgctttcattcttttgcatgtggctgtccagttttcccaaaccatttattgaagagactctcctttctccatcgtatgctcttggctcccttgtcgaatattagctgtccatagatgtgtgggtttgtttctgggctcttgattctgttacattgacctgtgtgtctgtttttgtgccagtaccatgctgttttggttactatggctttgtaaagtacattttgaaatcagggagagtgatacctccagctttgttagtTTTTCTCAGGAGTCCTCTGGCTATTCAGgtctttttgttgttccatataaattgtaggattctttgttccatttctgtgaaaaaatttgttgggactttgatagggattgagttgaatctatagattgctttaggaagtacggacattttaacgatgttattttttctaatccaagagcatggaatgtctttctacttctttgtgtcttctttgatttttttcaacaatgttttgtagttttcggtgtacagatctttcatctctttggttaagtttattcctaggtattttattctttttgttgcagttgtaaatggcattgcattcttaatttctctttctgctacttcgttgttagtctatagaaatacaaccgatttttgtacatggattttgtatcccgcaccttgattgtattcctttattgtttctgaaagttttttagtggattctgtagggttttctagatataaaatcatgccatctgcagagagtgacagtttcacttcttttccaatgtggatcccttttatttctttttcttgccagattgctgtggctaggacttccaataatatgttaaataagagtggtgacagtggacatccttgtctggttcctgttcttagagggagagctttcagtttttctccgttgagaatatttgctgtgggtttgtcatatatggcctttactatgttgaagtgttttccttctatacccattttacttagagtctttatcataaatggttgtgtcttgtcaaattctttctctgcatctattgagctgatcatgtgatttttattcttcattttgttaatgtggtgtatcacgttgatagatttgtggatgttgaaccatccctgcatccctggaatgaaacccacttgatcatgatgtatgatctttttaatgtattgtattcaatttgctagtattttgttgaggatttttgtgtcaatgttcatcagtgatattggcctgtaattttctttttttgtgttgtccttgtctggttttggtatcaggatatctttggcttcgtagaaggagttaggaagcctcccctcctcttcaattttttggaagagtttgagaaggataggtgttaaatcttctttgaatgtttggtagaattcaccagggaagccatcaggtcttgaacttttattt
This region includes:
- the LOC139084156 gene encoding zinc finger protein 426-like isoform X1, yielding MVTDCLTHRSQDSMTFDDVAVDFTQEEWALLDLTQRNLYRDVMLENYKNLTTVGYQLFKPNLISWLEHKEDLRTVERGVCQEWEMQLKAKDSTIPPQDILGGKTSNGIKTERSHSGWELCECKEHGKEFSEQSCLKTQRTPNGGIIYEDDQYGKSFLTLHKRSSTREKLSLFNEWGKTVSLTPNIVSWKTSMEEKAFKCSGSGKAFVNQSYFQAEMISHNREKLYERKECGTAFIHSTSFGVQVQVQTGKKRYKCKECGKSFQYFVCFKIHMGIYPGEKRYKCKEIRKALISSSNLAKHVKSHTGERSFVCKKCGKSFRSSSYLNIHIQIHAGIHPYKCKECGKVYSAYSSLTKHVKTHTGKKPFECTVCGKAFADSSCFVIHFRTHTGERPYECEECGKSFTVSSGLTRHVRIHTGEKSYECKKCGKAFICSSNLSQHVRIHTGEKPYKCSECGKAFIRHSDLTRHKQIHNREKAYDCNECGKTFRRHAYLTKHKQIHTGEKSYECMECGKAFTDSSSLTGHSRIHTAEKPHKCKQCGKAYAFSTSLRRHERIHIGEKL
- the LOC139084156 gene encoding zinc finger protein 426-like isoform X2; the encoded protein is MTFDDVAVDFTQEEWALLDLTQRNLYRDVMLENYKNLTTVGYQLFKPNLISWLEHKEDLRTVERGVCQEWEMQLKAKDSTIPPQDILGGKTSNGIKTERSHSGWELCECKEHGKEFSEQSCLKTQRTPNGGIIYEDDQYGKSFLTLHKRSSTREKLSLFNEWGKTVSLTPNIVSWKTSMEEKAFKCSGSGKAFVNQSYFQAEMISHNREKLYERKECGTAFIHSTSFGVQVQVQTGKKRYKCKECGKSFQYFVCFKIHMGIYPGEKRYKCKEIRKALISSSNLAKHVKSHTGERSFVCKKCGKSFRSSSYLNIHIQIHAGIHPYKCKECGKVYSAYSSLTKHVKTHTGKKPFECTVCGKAFADSSCFVIHFRTHTGERPYECEECGKSFTVSSGLTRHVRIHTGEKSYECKKCGKAFICSSNLSQHVRIHTGEKPYKCSECGKAFIRHSDLTRHKQIHNREKAYDCNECGKTFRRHAYLTKHKQIHTGEKSYECMECGKAFTDSSSLTGHSRIHTAEKPHKCKQCGKAYAFSTSLRRHERIHIGEKL